The genome window CATTTTGCCGCTTCTGGGACCGTGAGCGTTTATTACGAAGGAAAATGCCCGCTAGCATGGTTACAACTAAGGTCAGGGTGCCCAAAAGTACATAATGGGCGTAGCTCCTGGGTAAGCTTGTTGCCGTTGGTGAGAGCTGGGTAAAACTGTCTTGTCTCACTTAAGGAGTCTTTTTTAAATCTACGACGCGCGTACGTGAAACCGGATAactctctcttcttgacaTTCATTCAGTTTCAATTTCAATTATCCTTTCATTATCTTTACTGTCGAGTATTCATCATGAAGCTGTCTGTATTCACATCCGTCCTCCTGGCTGGCCTTGTTGCCGCTCAGCAAGAGAAGTTACCAAAATGCGCTGTACGTCGCAGAGCCTCCCTCATCGGCTGATTATTCCGACTTGATTCGTTACCGCTCGCAATTCGACGATGCTAATCTCTCCTGTCTATGTAGCAACCATGTGTTGACCAGTACACCACCGGTGGCGGCGTCGCGGGATGCGGACAGCTCGACGTCAAGTGCATCTGCAGCAACAAGAACTTCCTCTCTGGCATCGCATGTTGTCTCGAGGACAAGTGCGATGCCGCCGGTAGGGATACCGCCGTCAAGTACGCCAAGCAGATCTGCTCGACCGCCGGAGTGACCGACCTTCCCGACCAGGTTACATGCGACAAGAACGCCGCCTCGGGCAGCGCAACTGGTGCTACCACTCCCACTTCCAGTGCTGGTAGCAGCCAGACCTCGCCGGCGACTGGCAGCGCTGGTGGCGATAGCGGCAATGCTGCTGCGCGTGAGGGCGCCGCTGGTGTCTTGGGTGTTGTCATGGCTATGCTCTTTGCCCTGTAAGGGACAATAGTTATACTATGTACTTCGTTTCAAGttgtttcatcatcatcaagaggAGGGATATAATTGGGAATAAGTAAAGCAATTGGGATTTTCTGTTCTATGCATGCAAATTTATGGAGTTTGAAGCCATACACTGCTATGTGGTCGCCACAAGACTActattgttggtgatggtttataaatttatatcAATTGAAATTCGGTCTTGCTTAAGACACACTCCATACTGCCCATGCTTGACCCGAAACATCCTTCTATCCTGGTTCCATGTTAGGCGTAACATCTTCGTCGTTCCATGAGTCAACACAAAGCGCTTACACCAGCACCACAATTGGAGATCAATTGCATACTGGTTGTTTGATGCACCTCTTAACAGCGAACAGACCAACAGCTCTACATAAAACCCATGACAGGCAACCAACATGTCAATCTGAACCGGGTTCTGTTGACAACCTCCAATGACCTTTGAAGGCCCCTGGCCCCCCACAAGCCTCAAGGGCATCAACTTCCATTGGCATGACCCCACCAAAACCGTACGTCACTAGGCGAGATGGGTATTGGAAATAACCCCACCATCGACGAGTTCCAAAAGATAGACCAATTCTCTCTCCACCATCATACGTGACTCTTGAACAGTCCTCCTTTGATCGTGTATACTCCCAACAATGGCTCCCAAGACCATCATTGCTCCCTCCATTCTGTCAGCTGACTTTGCTCAGCTTGGCCATGACTGTGCCCGTACTATGGAGCAAGGCGCAGACTGGCTTCATGTCGATATCATGTAGGTCTCGAGTAGTAAAGCCAAGGGAACTATACTGACATCGTAGGGATGGCCACTTTGTTCCCAACATTACGTTCGGTCCTCCTGTCGTCGCATCCATCCGAGGACACGTCGATCAGCCCACAGAGGCCCATGGCCGGGGTACCTTTGATTGTCATATGATGATTGCAGAGGTAGGAATATCTTTCCGAATGCGAATACACAACGTCTAGCTTACACCGGGATGCCAGCCCAAGAAATGGGtcaaggagttcaagaaAGCTGGCTGCAACCTCTACTGCTTCCACTATGAGGCCGCCTTCTCCAGTGCCGCCGAGAGCCCAGAGCAACAGACCGACGAGAAGACTAACCCCAAGGCTCTTATCCGATATATTCACGATCAGGGATTGTTGGCTGGTATTGCTATTAAGCCTGACACTTCTGTCGATGTGTTGTGGGAGATTCTGGAGAACagcgatgagaaggagagacCTGATGTAAGTCTCACTGGTGTATCCATAAAGAATGCCAAGTTGACATATAGCTACAGATGGTCCTCGTCATGACCGTATACCCTGGCTTTGGCGGCCAAAAGTTCATGGCATCAGAATTACCCAAGGTCCAGGCCCTCCGAGAAAAGTATCCCGAGCTCAACATCGAAGTCGACGGTGGCCTTGGACCCAAGACAATCGACGAGGCTGCCGACGCTGGTGCCAACGTTATTGTTGCAGGCAGTGCTGTCTTTGGGGCCAAGGACCCCTCCGAGGTTATCGCCCAGTTGCGACAGGCCGTTGACGCCCGAAGTGCAAAGTAAGTCTGAGATGTACTATGCATGTGGACATAGGTATAGACAGGAGTTTAGTGATGATATGACGAGAGATGAAAGAACATGTAAAAGTCGAGGGAGCTTCTAGAATAAATTCCTTTTATTGTTGAGTTTCTGACTTGCTTCAGTGCTTTTCTccgcccttcttctttacttTGACTGGCCATGATGGTGATTATGTGGAACTCCCAAGACCATTCAGAGACGTCAAGTATAGTTTGAGAGCGCCACAAGTTAAGAATCTGTTATCTTGCCACATGTCCCTCGAGTTTCCTCGCATACTCTGATTTTGTAGAAGGTATAATGGATGTCTCATGGGATTCTCGGGCAAGGTGATGCTGCAACCCACGGCGTATGAGGTGTTCAGACATTGACCAATACGACCCTTGCTAATGTCTTGGGTCGCGAAATAGTATCCCATGCTGAACATCCTCAGAAATTCTTACTCGATGAGGGCTGAACCGGCGTGTACATGCATAGCCCTGCATAACCTTTATGCATCATGCTGGCTCCAGCCAGTAATCAGATAAGGTCCACCATCGgcccatcatcatggctgctctCCTTAGCGCCCATGGCTGGTTCATGAGGAAGAGCTGGTCAATAAACGGCAGGATTAACGACAATTGAAATATGAAAGATAATTTTAGATTCGACTGAAAGAAACTGAAATACTCAGACTACCTGAAGTATATACGATTGACATTAAATAAACTCTGTGGTCTGTTGCTCCAAATCTCGGCCCTGCAGTATCGAACGTACATAGCGGCTCATACGCTTCCTGGCATGGGTCGATTTTCGGAGCCAAAATTTTAAAGATTGGCGACGTCAGCCCATTCTTTGCGTTGCGACTTCGCACAACTTTCGCTACCTACCTTACGTCCTCAATTTATCTACAACAAAAGCCCTCCCACTTCGCACAGCTTCTGGAAATCAAACCAATTGCGCTGGCCATTATGAAGAGAAAAGCGGAAGCAGCTGTTGGAACCTCCAAGACCGACAAGAAAAAGTCCAAGCCTTGTAAGCACTGCCAATCGTTCTTTCGCGACCTTCCACTCACCAGACTTTTTCAGCCTTGAGCGCAGAGGAAGCTCAGAAGCGGTTTCGTGCTGGTCTTTTCGACAAGAAGGTCCTCAATTCGTATACGGATCAATATGCTCAGTCAGAACCTTACAAGCATGCCGTCATCAACGGCCTTGTTGACGATTCCCTTCTTCGATCGGTTCGCAgcgagatcaaggccaacgTCGAGTTCACCCCCAAGGAGACCGATATCTACAAGATCCACCAGTCAGGCGACCTGGCCAACCTCGACGGTCTAGACGACGAGTCTCTAGCTAAGCTGCCTTCGCTGCTCAAGCTGCGCGATGCTATATACTCCGAAGCCTTCCGCAACTATGTCTCTCACATTACCAATTGCGGTCCGTTGAGCGGTCGCAAGACTGACATGGCTATCAACATCTATACTCCTGGCTGCTACCTCCTTTGCCATGACGACGTCATTGGTAGCCGGCGCGTTAGCTATATCCTCTACCTCGTTGACCCCGACACGCCCTGGAAGCCCGAATGGGGTGGCGCGCTCCGTCTGTTCCCCGTACaggagctcaaggacaaggagggCGAGATCGCAAAGACACCGCTTCCTGACGTTACAAAGGTCATTCCACCTGCGTGGAACCAGCTGAGCTTCTTCGCTGTCCAGCCTGGAGAGAGTTTCCACGACGTCGAGGAGGTCTATCGCGCCGAAACCAAGGAGCAGCTAGAGAGGGACGGTGGTCGCATTCGCATGGCTATCAGTGGATGGTTCCATATTCCCCAGATTGGAGAGGAGGGCTACATcaagggagaagaggagagaaacGCCAAGAACAGCGGCTTAATGCAACTTCAGGGCAATCCTGCTCAGTACGATATGCCTCAGCCTCGGGTTATGAAAGTTGACAAGGCCAGCCAGGAGGGCTTCGACGAAGCTGATCTTGAGTTTCTGCTCAAGTACATCTCGCCTGCATACCTGGTTCCTGATGCCTTGGAAGAGATCTCCGAAACCTTCAACGAGATGTTTGAAATCACTTTGCCAGATATTTTGGGCAAGAAGTTTGCCCAGCGCCTCAGGGACTacgttgaggctgaggagaagaaaccCGCACAAGAAGATACTGCTACGATAGAAAAGACGACTTCATGGCGTGTAGCCAAGCCTCCACACAAGGCGCGATATCTCTACCAACAACCCAGCGGACCTGATCAGCTTCGCACCTCACAGGAGGAATCCCCCATCACTGAACTTCTCGACATCTTTCTGCCCAGCCGTCAGTTCCGCCAATGGCTCCAGATGGCCACCAAAACCACCATCGAAAGTGCCGATCTCCTCGCGCGTCGTTTCCGCCGCGGTCTCGACTACACTCTCGCCACTGGCCACGAGGGCAAGGCGCGCGTAGAGATTAACCTCGGATTCACACCTACATCTGGCTggggcgatgatgaggaagaggaccccgaggaagaagctgaaaaTCAGAACGGCGAGGATGTAAAGAGTaaaggcaaaggcaaagccaaggctgtcgagaaacagaagaaggtggaggaggaaACACCTGAAGTCGGCGGCCAAGAAATCTTCATGtctggtgatgatgatgccgatgaaGATGCAGCTGTATATAAGACaggcgatgacgacgacaacattctcttcttccaagcTGCGTCATGGAATAAGATGACTATTGTTATGCGCGATAGCGGCGCTCTTAAGTTCGTCAAATACGTCAGCAAGAGCGCCAAGGGTGACCGATGGGATATCTCTGGTGCCTTTgagatcgaggaggaggacgatgatgaagacgcTGGCGAAGGAGCTGCgccagatgatgatgacgaggaggaggaggaggagttcCAAGGCTTTTCACCTGATGCAGCTGAGAGCGACTCTGAATAAGAGCGATATGAGAATAGAGATTGATACTTGCATTTTATTGCAACAATAGATACCAGGACAAAAAAGCATGGCAATGATTGAAAGTATGTTTGATAATGaattttttctttttaaataGCCTTATTGATGCAAATTGACACGCTTTCGCGTGATAGTCTGTATGAAACTCCATCGTGGTATCATTATAACCAACTCCCTATGTACCGCTGTGATTCCGTTATATGTGCATGATAAATATTGAATGTCCCAAAAACCTGATCCATACTTGCCTTTACTCTTTCACTCCTCACGACCCGAGTGCGGGTTCGGATTTGTGGTTGAAAAGGCTAGCCACTTCTGCCTGCAATAGCTCCGTAACTCCCTGCGCTTCTTGAGTTCTTCCAGATTGGGTCAAGTGGTTGACTGTGTCGTGGCCTAAGAAGGCGAGCCATGATACGGTGCTTAGCTTATCTGGCTTCGACTTCTTGGGCTCAACAGTATTAACTAGCTTTCGTAGTCTTTGCTTGTCTTTGAAGAAGTTCAGAGCAGGAAGGTGATCGGGATGTGTGGGGTGGTAAAGGTGCAAATGAGCACGTTCCAGAAGAAAAGGTTGTGGCAGACGATCGGCCGTGGCAATATGAGCATCAAAGAGTTCTTCAGATGGAGCTGGTCGACTGTAGGACTCGACGGTCGAGAGCCATGAAACTGACCTCCATGACGAGACTAGAAGATCCGATAGTAGCGGGCTGGTCCGGAAAAGTTGCTGTGCTTGCAACATGGTAGAGATGCCTGAATCAAGGTTGCCATATTGAGGCTGACACTTTGTCTTGACGAGTTCTCCGAGTAAGTTGGATGCTCTCCTGAGACGCTTTTCATTTGACAGGTCTCCTGAGGTGTTGTTGATTGTCCGCGCAAGCCATTCCCAAGCAATCTCCTCCATGCCTTCTGCCACCAGGAACGGAGACAACGCTCTGATAAAAGTATAATTGTCCATAAATCGTAGATCCTGCTCAGCACCACAAGCTCGTAGCCATCTTATGATACGCCCTGACATACCCGATGTAGCGAGACTCCCAAGGCCTGGCTCATTCGCTTGCAgttgctttgctttggcGACCATCACACCGATGGCGGCCTTGGGTGTCATCAATCCTCGAGCTACAGCATGGTCGAAAACCTCTATAGGATCACGCGTGGGTGCAACCAAAGAAGGGGATGCTAGGCTTGAAGGGAACGTCGATGTGACATCTTTGTTGTAGCTGAACAGCGGGTTCGACAGGATATCTTTCAAATGGCGGTTTGTAGCAGATAGTCGGGCAGGATCAACATCTACGGGTTTCGCGGCAGCCGGTGATAGACTATTGGGGCTCTCTCCATATTCGCGATCGAGCTGTTTTCGAAAGGAAGTCTTGAGACcgtcaagaagcttttgAGATTGCTGTTTCGACAAGGGTAGGGGTTCGTGATAGGATGCGAACAGATTCTTGAGTGACTGAACCGACTTTGTTGTGAACATGGCGGGCTAGAGAGAGTGAGTCTGGTAGGCGGTTGTATTACTGGCAAACCCTACCCTCGAGAACGCCAGAGGGATGTAGGGATGCAACGAGTCGTCGGGAAGGCAGTGTGAAGTggggttggtgttgatgggttTCGGTCATGCGTTCTGAAGTTGAATCTAGCATGATGCCATCGTCGAACGAGTTACGCCACAAAGCGGGCCGCTGAGACGCATCATGTGATGCAAGGGGGCTTCCAGCCTTGGGTGGCTCAATCCTAAACATGGGGAAAGCCACCACTGCTCCTTTGGCTTTCAAGAGGCACCATAACAAACATCCCTGCTCATCTCTTACTCGTCATGCTATACCTTTCTCATAATACCTTTGCAGTACCGATCTCCGTTAATCTCTGGGTTTGAGTGGTCTTTTACAGAAAGCTACTGGTACTCTTTACCTCCGATAGAGGGCGAAATACACAATACGTAGTATGAACACAAACACGTGAGTATGAATTGCGGATGGACATGCAAAGCAAGGAGTGGAGGGAGCTTGAGTGGACACAGCCTGACTACGCTAAGCGTGCTTGTGTTGCAGGAGCCCCTGGCCTGAAAATTGGTCTTTGTCTGGTGTATCGAGACTTCGATGATGATCTAGCTCATTCCTTTTGAGCGCTAGATGCGGCCATTCGAAAAGTACCGGTACATGATATTCGAAGGGTACCTGACAGGAGCCTCACAGCTTACGGGTGAGTGCTGACAGCCGAATATTCAGGTGCCGCATTCTCAAACCACCATTTGCAGTGTATTGAGGACATGGCGCTTGATTATCTGACCGGCGTGTAACCACCAATTGCGTCTCACTGAGACTCGGCACGCCTGAGAAAAGAGCGGTGATGGAAAACGCACCTCTAGGGACATGTATTGTCGTTATGTTTGATTTTCCGCATGAAGCATCTGATAGGCAAGTCCCTATCCCTGAAATGCGAATGTGACgttcttctccaacaatTCAAGCCCAAGTCCGATTATTTGCTACGTGCTCGTGTGGGCTTCTCGCAGGGGCCCGAACACGGCGAGCTCCAAACTCCAAGATCCTTGGCTGAACTTGGGGCTAAGCGACCAAGGgaaggtcaaggctctgaCTCTCGAGGTACCGAGTGACACAGAGACGGCAAAGGACAGTCATACGTCGAGCAAGTAGCTGTACTTGCGGCCATGCCGTTAAGGTACTGACGCCACCTGGCAAACAGTCTCCAATAGTTAGGTCGATCTGCTTCCGGCCAGGGCAAAGTGTCGACGTCGGACGTTTTCAATTGGACGAATTGAATGTTTTAGATCCTTGGACGCTTTTGTTAGGGTGTTCAACGCAGCGTGGGAACACCTATTGAGCCACTGTAAGAGGGCTGAGATATAGCGCAGACGTGTCTGTCAAGGGGGCCAAAAGAGGCCTGAAGAAGGGACGTTCTCATAGTGGTGACCAGCCGCTAGAGGCAAAACCTTCGTAACCTCCACATCCTCCACTGCCACTGACTGACGGAGCGGGTGCTGAGTGCCCTGAAGGTGAACCGCAAGCCCAAGGCTccatttcttctgctttgctTCTGGGGAAAACCTCGTCCcgtctcctcctcctctcccttTGACTAGCACCAACCAAAACACAATAAACTCTTTCCTCTCgtctccatccatcatcgACGCCTTCAACTGTCGACCACGGATTCACGGTCGACTCTGTCCTTCAACCTGCCTGTTGTTCCCGCAGAGGACAGCTGACAGGCCGCTTCCTTTTTTCTTCCATTGATTTCCTCTCCACACTTTGAGTTTGAGCCTCCATAGCTCTCCTCCCGCACAACACGCACGCACACACATCCAACACATAATCAATCACAACCCATCTAATGTCCGAAGTGACTTCACGGACGTCCGCCTCGCGCGGTAGAGGCTCTGGCCGCGGCGGTAGAGGAGGTTTCGCCGGTCGCGGCGGCCGACGAACCAATGGCGACAAGCCCGACCACAGCACCGCTGATTCCCAAGGTGCATtcgaagatgaaggagacTTTGGCGAGCTTCGAAAGCAATATGGCGACAAGACTTCGGTGATTCGCGAGATGTTCCCCGACTGGTCTGAGGCCGATGTCCTTTTTGCTCTTCAGGAAACAAACGGCGACGAGAACGAAGCTGTCACCCGCATTGCTGAGGGTATGTTACGCTCTTTACCCACCTCAACCTCAGTCCACCCTTCGCGCCCACGCTATACACGTATAATCTGTTCGAGATAGCTGCGCATCAACTCCCCACTACCCTTGTGACCTCACGCCGCCTGTTTCTGCTGCTAACACATTCTCTCTTCCAGGAACAATCTCTCAATGGGGCGAGGTCtcaaagcccaagaaggcttcCCGAGCTAAGGTTAAGGACCAAGCTCCCGCATCTTCGAACGACGCGACGTCTACTGGACCCCGAGCCACTCGTGGTGGCCGAGCTGTATCTGAGGGAGGTCGTGGCCGAGGCCGAGCTACAGATCGAGGAGGCCGTAGCACACGTGGCCGATCCTCTGTTGTTCCCACTAACGGCGCTGGAACCAAGGACAGCTCAGCCTTGTCCGTTCCCACAGAGGAGTCATCTGCTTGGGGCACTAAGGAACCTAAGAAGGATACCTCAGAGGAGAACCAGCCCATTGCTGATCAACCTGCCCCATCTGCGACAACAGAGGCACCCaagcctgctgctcctgCAGTGAAGACCTGGGCAAGCATGCTCCGTCAGTCCGCTCCTCCCAAGGCCCCGCTCAAGCCAAAAGAAGCTCCTGCTACTCCTCAGCCAGCTGCCGAACACGCTGAAACTGAATCTGCCCCCGAACCTGTCGAACCCGAGGCTGAGGTCGTGCC of Fusarium oxysporum Fo47 chromosome I, complete sequence contains these proteins:
- a CDS encoding ribulose-phosphate 3-epimerase; amino-acid sequence: MAPKTIIAPSILSADFAQLGHDCARTMEQGADWLHVDIMDGHFVPNITFGPPVVASIRGHVDQPTEAHGRGTFDCHMMIAEPKKWVKEFKKAGCNLYCFHYEAAFSSAAESPEQQTDEKTNPKALIRYIHDQGLLAGIAIKPDTSVDVLWEILENSDEKERPDMVLVMTVYPGFGGQKFMASELPKVQALREKYPELNIEVDGGLGPKTIDEAADAGANVIVAGSAVFGAKDPSEVIAQLRQAVDARSAK
- a CDS encoding Oxoglutarate and iron-dependent oxygenase degradation C-term-domain-containing protein, producing MKRKAEAAVGTSKTDKKKSKPSLSAEEAQKRFRAGLFDKKVLNSYTDQYAQSEPYKHAVINGLVDDSLLRSVRSEIKANVEFTPKETDIYKIHQSGDLANLDGLDDESLAKLPSLLKLRDAIYSEAFRNYVSHITNCGPLSGRKTDMAINIYTPGCYLLCHDDVIGSRRVSYILYLVDPDTPWKPEWGGALRLFPVQELKDKEGEIAKTPLPDVTKVIPPAWNQLSFFAVQPGESFHDVEEVYRAETKEQLERDGGRIRMAISGWFHIPQIGEEGYIKGEEERNAKNSGLMQLQGNPAQYDMPQPRVMKVDKASQEGFDEADLEFLLKYISPAYLVPDALEEISETFNEMFEITLPDILGKKFAQRLRDYVEAEEKKPAQEDTATIEKTTSWRVAKPPHKARYLYQQPSGPDQLRTSQEESPITELLDIFLPSRQFRQWLQMATKTTIESADLLARRFRRGLDYTLATGHEGKARVEINLGFTPTSGWGDDEEEDPEEEAENQNGEDVKSKGKGKAKAVEKQKKVEEETPEVGGQEIFMSGDDDADEDAAVYKTGDDDDNILFFQAASWNKMTIVMRDSGALKFVKYVSKSAKGDRWDISGAFEIEEEDDDEDAGEGAAPDDDDEEEEEEFQGFSPDAAESDSE